One Trichoplusia ni isolate ovarian cell line Hi5 unplaced genomic scaffold, tn1 tig00003115, whole genome shotgun sequence genomic region harbors:
- the LOC113507732 gene encoding LOW QUALITY PROTEIN: mitogen-activated protein kinase kinase kinase 7-like (The sequence of the model RefSeq protein was modified relative to this genomic sequence to represent the inferred CDS: inserted 1 base in 1 codon), giving the protein MASNVQDSPVQQTFVEEIDYSEIQELSVVGKGAFGVVWKGLWRNTLVAVKHINSEAEKREFSIEVRQLSRVCHQNIVRLYGACTKGAHVCLVMEYAEGGSLYNVLHNRPKPKYTAAHAMSWARQCAEGVAYLHAMKPKPLIHRDLKPPNLLLVGGGQRLKICDFGTAADKATYMTNNKGSAAWMAPEVFEGSTYTEKCDVFSWGIILWEVLSRRKPFEEGGSAFRIMWAVHTGQRPNLIEGCPEPIEHLMTQCWHKVPAERPSMAKVVEIMAALCEFFPGADTPINYDDCEEDDDECSEDEYMAYDTQDSLDTDTHSGMLSQVHIPTQFDASVSNPVPLRNSDQAVTAPRPRSFVETQVSKLQNLMAAEAHPKTSALPKDEPDVHNRIGPVRIPQQFKKPEAFAEAGRSPVTIQRTPSSPGGRAACSPAGAACSPAGAACSPAAASPAGAGCSPAVFSAASSPRRLSPIANYNVGXMNPRHIDLDPYWPRDARSPDLASSHSNSLRKEDYNQNYCDRLSAANSPMTPVNEFNGNMSQRPIDPRYQTPLQIEVDPNSWELIDVPISYDDYVEVRNTGGFDKFYTVGKYCMLIAVAFIGIIYYV; this is encoded by the exons ATGGCTTCCAATGTGCAAGACTCGCCTGTTCAGCAGACATTTGTGGAGGAGATAGATTACAGTGAGATTCAGGAATTATCG GTGGTGGGCAAAGGTGCGTTTGGTGTAGTATGGAAAGGTCTATGGCGGAACACACTCGTAGCTGTAAAGCACATTAACTCTGAGGCCGAAAAGCGAGAGTTTTCAATAGAAGTGCGTCAGCTATCACGCGTGTGTCACCAAAACATTGTGCGGCTATACGGAGCATGCACGAAGGGCGCCCACGTCTGTCTAGTCATGGAATATGCAGAAGGAGGATCGCTATACAATGTGCTACACAACCGCCCTAAGCCCAAATACACTGCTGCTCATGCCATGAGCTGGGCTCGACAGTGTGCTGAG GGTGTAGCATATCTCCATGCAATGAAACCAAAGCCTCTTATACACAGGGACTTAAAGCCACCTAACTTATTACTAGTCGGAGGTGGTCAAAGACTGAAAATCTGTGACTTTGGTACTGCCGCTGATAAGGCTACTTATATGACTAACAATAAGGGAAGTGCAGCATGGATGGCACCCGag GTATTTGAAGGTTCAACATATACAGAAAAGTGTGATGTGTTTTCATGGGGCATTATATTATGGGAGGTCTTGTCAAGAAGGAAACCATTTGAGGAAGGTGGTTCAGCTTTTAGGATAATGTGGGCTGTCCATACAG GTCAAAGACCAAATCTGATAGAGGGTTGTCCGGAGCCAATTGAGCACTTGATGACACAATGTTGGCACAAAGTTCCTGCAGAACGGCCCAGCATGGCGAAG GTGGTAGAGATAATGGCAGCGCTGTGTGAGTTTTTCCCTGGCGCCGACACGCCCATAAACTACGACGACTGCGAGGAGGACGACGACGAGTGCTCGGAGGACGAGTACATGGCGTACGACACGCAGGACAGCCTCGACACCGACACGCACTCCGGCATGCTCTCACAAGTACACATCCCGACACAGTTCGACGCCAGCGTCTCCAACCCCGTCCCACTGAGAAACAGCGACCAAGCCGTGACGGCGCCCCGGCCTCGCAGCTTCGTCGAGACTCAAGTGAGTAAGCTACAGAACTTAATGGCCGCGGAGGCGCATCCCAAAACGTCTGCGTTGCCCAAGGACGAGCCCGACGTGCATAACAGAATAGGCCCCGTGCGCATCCCGCAGCAGTTTAAAAAGCCCGAAGCGTTCGCGGAGGCGGGCCGCTCGCCCGTCACCATCCAGCGCACGCCCAGCTCGCCGGGCGGGCGCGCGGCCTGCAGCCCGGCGGGCGCGGCCTGCAGCCCGGCGGGCGCGGCCTGCAGCCCGGCGGCCGCCAGCCCGGCCGGCGCCGGCTGCAGCCCCGCCGTGTTCAGCGCGGCGTCGTCCCCGCGGCGCCTGTCGCCCATCGCCAACTACAACGTGG ACATGAACCCGCGCCACATCGACCTGGACCCCTACTGGCCCCGCGACGCGCGCAGCCCGGACCTCGCCAGCTCGCACTCCAACTCGCTCCGGAAGGAGGACTACAACCAGAACTACTGCGACCGACTCAGCGCCGCCAACAGTCCCATGACGCCCGTCAACGAATTTAATGGAAATATGTCACAGAGACCGATTGATCCGAGATATCAAACGCCATTACAGATAGAAGTTGACCCA aaTTCATGGGAGTTGATCGACGTGCCAATCAGTTATGATGATTATGTGGAAGTGAGAAATACTGGTGGCTTTGATAAGTTTTACACAGTGGGTAAGTATTGCATGTTGATTGCAGTGGCCTTTATTGGCATTATCTATTATGTTTAA